Proteins from a genomic interval of Scophthalmus maximus strain ysfricsl-2021 chromosome 22, ASM2237912v1, whole genome shotgun sequence:
- the LOC118292486 gene encoding adhesive plaque matrix protein-like has product MSFGFCCLRPSSTQSSKMASGFRVRVLLLSLVAFGPHAEALSYRSGGSSGVKPYFEHPEGSSGPAQPGGSPSRSGPSGSGSSDKLKPAAGGYSGSHGRQVDGYSRERSVSSYRPEPLIPSKPRENPTQPRYLSVNVLQTKDHMFNSTLQDNINKYQSGIASSNGIKRDSAQLSYQPQQPRYQPQWPSYPHRLPQPQQPRYPAKPQLPQPQQPRYPAKPQLPQPQQPGYQAKPQQPGYQAKPQQPGYQAKPQQPGYQAKPQQPGYQAKPQQPGYQAKPQQPGYQAKPQQPGYQAKPQQPGYQAKPQQPGYQAKPQQPGYQAKPQQPGYQAKPQQPGYQAKPQLPQPQQPSSSVLQSKDAMWNFALSHEQQPHDFEIDVEPRSLRPTAVVAGYQPQRPGYQAKPQLPQRPGYQAKPQLPQRPGYQAKPQLPQRPGYQAKPQLPQRPGYQAKPQLPQRPGYQAKPQLPQRPGYQAKPQLPQRPGYQAKPQLPQRPGYQAKPQLPQRPGYQAKPQLPQPQQPGYQAKPQLPQPQQPGYQAKPQPQSGIASSYGIEMVSAPQSPRYQPQQPSSSVLQSKDAMWNFALSHEQQPHDFEIDVEPRSLRPTAVVAGYQLQRPGYPAKPQLPQPGYPAKPQLPQPGYPAKPQLPQPGYPAKPQLPQPGYPAKPQLPQPGYPAKPQLPQPGYPAKPQLPQPGYPAKPQLPQPGYPAKPQLPQPGYPAKPQLPQPGYPAKPQLPQPGYPAKPQLPQPGYPAKPQLPQPGYPAKPQLPQPGYPAKPQLPQPGYPAKPQLPQPGYPAKPQLPQPGYPAKPQQPRYQFPQPGYPAKPQQPSSSVLQSKDAMWDFALSQDGVYFDHNEQQPHNSKIDVGQRSFRPTAIVAPTHPASKRQWVLH; this is encoded by the exons AtgagttttggattttgttgttTGCGGCCAAGCAGCACACAGTCTTCAAAAATGGCTTCTGGGTTTCGTGTGAG GGTGCTCCTGCTCTCACTCGTAGCCTTTGGGCCACATGCAGAGG CATTGAGCTACAGAAGTGGAGGGTCCAGTGGCGTCAAACCTTACTTTGAGCACCCTGAGGGATCCTCCGGCCCTGCACAGCCTGGAGGTTCTCCAAGTCGCTCTGGACCCAGTGGGAGTGGTTCCTCTGATAAACTGAAGCCTGCTGCTGGAGGGTACAGTGGTTCTCATGGTAGGCAAGTAGATGGTTACAGTCGAGAGAGAAGTGTTTCTAGTTACAGGCCTGAGCCACTGATTCCTTcaaaacccagagagaacccgaCGCAACCACGTTACCTTAGTGTAAATGTCCTTCAGACCAAAGATCACATGTTCAATTCTACTTTACAAGataatataaacaaatatcaaTCAGGTATTGCTTCAAGTAATGGAATTAAGAGGGATTCTGCTCAGCTGAGCTACCAGCCCCAGCAGCCCAGGTACCAGCCCCAGTGGCCCAGCTATCCGCACCGGCTCCCTCAGCCCCAGCAGCCGCGCTACCCGGCCAAGCCTCAGCTCCCACAGCCCCAGCAGCCGCGCTACCCGGCCAAGCCTCAGCTCCCACAGCCCCAGCAGCCGGGCTACCAGGCCAAGCCCCAGCAGCCGGGCTACCAGGCCAAGCCCCAGCAGCCGGGCTACCAGGCCAAGCCCCAGCAGCCGGGCTACCAGGCCAAGCCCCAGCAGCCGGGCTACCAGGCCAAGCCCCAGCAGCCGGGCTACCAGGCCAAGCCCCAGCAGCCGGGCTACCAGGCCAAGCCCCAGCAGCCGGGCTACCAGGCCAAGCCCCAGCAGCCGGGCTACCAGGCCAAGCCCCAGCAGCCGGGCTACCAGGCCAAGCCCCAGCAGCCGGGCTACCAGGCCAAGCCCCAGCAGCCGGGCTACCAGGCCAAGCCCCAGCAGCCGGGCTACCAGGCCAAGCCCCAGCTCCCTCAGCCCCAGCAGCCGAGCAGCAGCGTGCTCCAAAGCAAAGATGCTATGTGGAACTTTGCTCTTTCTCATGAGCAGCAGCCCCATGATTTTGAAATTGATGTTGAGCCAAGAAGTTTAAGACCAACTGCCGTGGTGGCAGGTTACCAGCCCCAGCGGCCCGGCTACCAGGCCAAGCCCCAGCTCCCCCAGCGGCCCGGCTACCAGGCCAAGCCCCAGCTCCCCCAGCGGCCCGGCTACCAGGCCAAGCCCCAGCTCCCCCAGCGGCCCGGCTACCAGGCCAAGCCCCAGCTCCCCCAGCGGCCCGGCTACCAGGCCAAGCCCCAGCTCCCCCAGCGGCCCGGCTACCAGGCCAAGCCCCAGCTCCCCCAGCGGCCCGGCTACCAGGCCAAGCCCCAGCTCCCCCAGCGGCCCGGCTACCAGGCCAAGCCCCAGCTCCCCCAGCGGCCCGGCTACCAGGCCAAGCCCCAGCTCCCCCAGCGGCCCGGCTACCAGGCCAAGCCCCAGCTCCCTCAGCCCCAGCAGCCCGGCTACCAGGCCAAGCCCCAGCTCCCTCAGCCCCAGCAGCCGGGCTACCAGGCCAAGCCCCAGCCACAGTCAGGTATCGCTTCAAGTTATGGAATTGAGATGGTTTCTGCTCCCCAGTCGCCGCGCTACCAGCCCCAGCAGCCGAGCAGCAGCGTGCTCCAAAGCAAAGATGCTATGTGGAACTTTGCTCTTTCTCATGAGCAGCAGCCCCATGATTTTGAAATTGATGTTGAGCCAAGAAGTTTAAGACCAACTGCCGTGGTGGCAGGTTACCAGCTCCAGCGGCCCGGCTACCCGGCCAAGCCCCAGCTCCCCCAGCCCGGCTACCCGGCCAAGCCCCAGCTCCCCCAGCCCGGCTACCCGGCCAAGCCCCAGCTCCCCCAGCCCGGCTACCCGGCCAAGCCCCAGCTCCCCCAGCCCGGCTACCCGGCCAAGCCCCAGCTCCCCCAGCCCGGCTACCCGGCCAAGCCCCAGCTCCCCCAGCCCGGCTACCCGGCCAAGCCCCAGCTCCCCCAGCCCGGCTACCCGGCCAAGCCCCAGCTCCCCCAGCCCGGCTACCCGGCCAAGCCCCAGCTCCCCCAGCCCGGCTACCCGGCCAAGCCCCAGCTCCCCCAGCCCGGCTACCCGGCCAAGCCCCAGCTCCCCCAGCCCGGCTACCCGGCCAAGCCCCAGCTCCCCCAGCCCGGCTACCCGGCCAAGCCCCAGCTCCCCCAGCCCGGCTACCCGGCCAAGCCCCAGCTCCCCCAGCCCGGCTACCCGGCCAAGCCCCAGCTCCCCCAGCCCGGCTACCCGGCCAAGCCCCAGCTCCCCCAGCCCGGCTACCCGGCCAAGCCCCAGCTCCCCCAGCCCGGCTACCCGGCCAAGCCCCAGCAGCCGCGCTACCAGTTCCCTCAGCCCGGCTACCCGGCCAAGCCCCAGCAGCCGAGCAGCAGCGTGCTCCAAAGCAAAGATGCTATGTGGGACTTTGCTCTTTCTCAGGATGGTGTTTATTTTGATCATAATGAGCAGCAGCCCCATAATTCTAAAATTGATGTTGGGCAAAGAAGTTTTAGACCAACTGCCATTGTGGCCCCGACGCATCCTGCATCGAAGCGGCAATGGGTACTACATTGA